The DNA segment AGGTTCTGCCACAGGTGGGAGATGGCTGCAGACACGATGGACAGCGTCACCTCCTGTGAGGAGATGATCCCATTGCCCGTCAGAAGGTCCATCATCTGCTTGTAGAAGGTGAGATACCTGGAACAGAAATGGCCCCAGACCTCAAGCCAGAAGCCAGGGGCCGAAGGTCCCCCCAGAAGCCATGTCCTCAGGATGCATCCATGGGTGAGTCTGCAGCACACAGACCCTGCCGTCCACCCAACAGGCCAGCTCTGGGGTCTCTCAGTGTGTTTGCCTCACTAGTCTATGCATGCTCCAGACCCTTGGTGGGCAGACACCCTCTTGGCAGCCACGGATGAAACGGATTTGTGCTTTGGGGTCCCTCCCCAGTTCCTACCACTGCCCAGAGAAGCTCTCTGTCTGATAAAAGAAAAGATGAGAGGTGCGGCTGGCTTAGCTCTCACACCTCTGGAAAATATCTGAAAATTGTGAGCCCATGAATGCGCAGGCATGACACGACTTCTGCTTTAATTTGGGGCTTCTAAGTCAGGACCAAAAGGTCttagtggcaaagtggttaagcactcggctgctaaccagaagactgggagttcgaattcaccagccgctccttggaaacccaatggggcagttctactctcgcctatagggttgctatgagtaggaattgactcaatggcagtgggtttggtttgatttaacgGGTAAGTCagccccaaggagccctggtggtgcagtggttaagtgcttggttgctaactgataggtcggcagttcaaacccaccagccatcccttgggagaaaaacttggtgatctgctcctgtaaagattacagctaaggaggccctgtggggcagttctgctatagggttgctacgagtcggaatggactcgatggcaatgttttgttttgtttttaatctttatggaagcagattgccaggtcttttgtcccacagagtggcttttgctgttaggtgccatcgagtcggttctgactcacagcaaccctgtgtacaacagaaagaaacactgcctggtcctgcgccatcctcacaatcgttgttatgcttgatgttgttagttgccgccaaGTCATCTCCGACTCAgggagaccccacgtgttacacagaaaaactgtgctccatagggttttcttggtgtaATCATGTCATGgtggtggcgaagaatattcaatataccatggactgccagaagaatgaacaaatctgtcttggaagaagtacagccagaatgctccgtagaagcaaggatggtggactatgtctcatatattttggacatattatcaggatagactagtccctagagaaggacatcatgcttggtaaaatagagggtcagtgaaaaaagaggaagaccctcaatgaggtggattgacacagtggctgcaacaatgggctcaaacacaatgattgtgaggatagcacaggcccgggcagtgtttcattctgttgtacacagggtcactatgagtcggaactgactcaacggctccTAAAAACCACAACAACGTTAATCGTAAACCGTTTAAGCCACCCAAGGACCTCCTCCAGCCAAGGTGCCCCAAATAAACACCCAGTTTAAGTAAAGCAGTGTCCGTGCCATGTAAATGTAGCTTCCAGAATTTCTCTAGCCATCCTCAGGCACCTCCTGTATGGAACTTCTGGAGCCTCCAGGGTTCAGGGCCTGTCTGAGTGTCTTGGGGCTGCAGCATGCCCCCTGTACCCCCCGTAGGAGCCTCACCCCATCCCCAGGGAGCTCCCTGTCCTGGGCTGACCACCCGCCCAGCTGTTCACCGTTCAAATTCCATAAGGTCTGGCGACAAGGCGCCTGGGGAGTGTGTGAGCTCcatgtttttctcttcttcttcctcctcctcctccccctcttccccctcctcttcctcttcttcctcctcttggtcttcctcctcttcctcatcttcttcttcctcctcctcagcaCCCTTCTGACAAGCCTTATTTGGTTCCCTGCTGgagaaaaaacacatttttttttaaaaaaagggggggaggggacTTCTGTTCTTCAGAAGATACCCTTTTGAGAATGACATGACACGACACAATCTGGAAAATATTCGCAAATCATCTCTCTGATACAGGACTTGAAAACCAGAATCTCTTCATATGGATAGGGAATAATTCCCAAGACGCCATGCTAGGTGAGAAAGCAAGGTGTACCAGAGAAAAACACGGGGGAATTCTTTTTAGTAATCTCTGAGTGGGGAAAGCCTTCCTAAGTATCTCCCCAGATTCAGAGGCCATAAGAGGCTGATAGCTGAGACTTCCTTTCTGCATGGCTGGGCTGCCCTGGCACAGCGTCTGGGGCTGTGGGGGAGAGAACAGTACAGTGCCAGGCTCCTGGAGCTGGCTGGGACTTACCTGTATGTAAGCTTCCCGGAGTACATTCTGGCATATTCTTTCCTGACCTCCTCTAAGCTTCTAGCATATCCATCCACCAGGTTGAAGGATTCTGTTGAGGGGTTGAAGGCAAGAGTAGAAGTCAGGCCTTTGTCGAGTTTCTCCTGCCTCTCTGGCTCAGGGGGTCCCTGAAGCCGCCCACTTTCAGTGTTAGGGCTCCAGGAGCCTGATTTCTACCTCACCTTGTAGGAGCAAGGGGAGAACATTAGACTGGGGAGAGGGCTTCCAGAGGGGCAGTAACCCAGAACTAAGGAAACTGAAAGTATCCCTTTCCGAGTCCATGTTCCACTAGcttaaaaaaaccagttgccgtccagtcgattccaactcaaggcgacaccatgtgtgcagagtagaactgctccagagggttttcctggctttttttttttttttttttttttttttttaatctcccaggagcagagcatcaggcctttctcccatggtgctgctggggcgggggggggggggggggcggggtctGAACCACCATGTTTCTTTGGTTAGACATTGAGCACAAGCTGCTTGTGCTGCCCAGGGACACTGTaggcgctcaataaatatttggtgactTGGTTTAATAGAAACATTGAAGCAGCTCTCCCTGGGAGGGAGATGGGGGTGGCGGGTTGTGCTCTATTACCTTTCAGCTTCAGCAAAGTATCCAAGGTTTGTTCCAGGTCCTGAATATAGGTCTTCGCCTTATTCAAAACCTGCCACTGAGGACAGAGACAGACAACGCTCAACTTGGCCTTCCACCGCAGAGGCTGGTTTTGTGGCCCCTTTCCTGTCTGAGGCCAGGCTCCCTCAGACGCAGTCACGTCCATGAGGGAGTCAGTAAAGAGGATAAGAAGGTTATTCTGACGCACAAAAGCCATGAGGTATAATGTGTATTCTAGACATGGATTCTCACCGAAATACCAACATATCTGGAAACAACGAAGCTGCTTCCAGCAAACTACCGCTGCTGCAAAAGAGGGAAATGACCACGTGCGCTACTTGGAGGAGCAATGAATACTGGTGGCTAAAGAGGCCCCAGGTGATGGACATAAATCCCAAGGCTCCACACAAGCACAGCCTGGACTCCTGCTCAGTCGCAACGTTGCACAATGAGCTAGTCTAACAATACTTTGGTTTGCTACATGTATATACTCCAGGTGATCTAGAAGCTCACCAAGTGCTCTGTCAACTTGAACTCTGAATTTCcccactttttttcttcttcttttattttatataatgctAGCCTTTATAGTcagctggaccaacaagcaacatcatgaaaaagggcaaaaagactgaagttgtcaaggatttcattttacttggatccacaatctacacccatggaagcagcagtcaagaaatcaaacgttgtattgcattggacaaatctgctgcaaaagacctctttaaagaattaaaaagcaaagacgtcacttgaggactaaggtgtgcctgacccaagctatggcattttcaatcgcctcatatgcacgcgaaggctggacaatgaacaaggaagatcgaTGAAGAAttaacacatttgaattgtgttgttggtgaagaatattgaatatgccatgggctatcagaagaacaaacaaacctgtcttggaagaagtacagccagaatgcttcttagaagtgaggacggtgagactttgtctcactttggacatgttatcaggagggaccagtcctggagaaggatatcaagcttggtaaagtagagggtcagcgaaaaagaggaaaatcctccatgagatggactgacacagtggctgcaacaatgggctcagacagagCAACTAAcctgaggatggggcaggaccgggcagtgttgtcctgttgtacataaggtggctatgagttggagctgactcaacagcacctaacaacaatgacattctttatagtattatttattatataattCTATCCTCTCGAAGTATTTCTTCAAAACTTTCAATCTGGGAGCTTCGATCTCAATTATTGAGGCTATTTCCACTCCCTTCCTTCATTTCACTGATTTGTAATCTTAACTCTGTCTCTGCATCACATTAGGAAAATTTCTCCTCCTTTTACAACACGTTTCTGCCACCATCATTACAACTGCTCTGTTGTAACCAGGAGGCAGCAGAGCCCTGAAGAGGGAGATCATACCACTACCACCACCCGGAATGGATGCTGGGGTATACCACCCAGAGCCCCCTTTagaacaaacctgttgctcttgaaTCAATGCCAacgcacagtgaccctacagggaggtgctaaaaaaaaaaaggcaccatgcTCTCAACCACTTGGTCAAGGAGCACATTTTAGGGATACGAATGGTTTTCCTTTGGGGTTACTCCCATTTCTTTCTGTGAGGCCTTGACACCTGTTCTTTCTCCAGCTGGGCCACTGTCTTGCATGCCCCTCGCTGGCCAGTGGCAGGGACTGTGGGTCTCTCCACTCTGCCCTCCTATGAGGCCTCTACCATTACTACGAACTCTACTccccctgctgttgttgttgctctccgtcgagacgattccgactcacggcgaccccatgtgtgcagagtagaaatgtgctccacagtgctttcgaggctgtgaccttttggaagtggactgccgggcctgtcttccaaggtgtctctgggtgtgtctgaaccaccaaccttttggctaatagtcgactgtttacctgtttgcaccacccactacCACCACTCAAAGCCACCCAAACCTTGCTCAGTGCCCTGATTCACCGTAAAATGCCGAATGAGGAAAACAGTGGAATGAAGACCAGGAAAAGATAGTTGCTTACCTGGAGAGCCCTGCCTGCTACTTGGCTAGCGTGGACGCAAACACTgaggggtgtgtgcatgtgtgtaatgcctgtgtgtgtgagtgtgtgcggtACATGTGTGGTGTGGTATGTGGGTTGTGTGTGGTGGGTgcgtggtgtgtgtatgtgatgtGTAATGCCTGTGTGTAGAGTACATGTGTGTTTgtaatgtgtgcatgtgtgtggcacATGTACATGTGTGAGTGCGACGTATgtgtttgtggtgtgtgtgtgttcgtggTGTTTGGGGTGTGTGTATGGGGACTGTGTGTTTGTAgtgtggtatatgtgtgtgtgtagtgtctCCATAGTGTGTGGTATATGGGATGTGTATGTCTGTGATGTGTGGCatgtagggtgtgtgtgtgtggggtgtgtgtattTGTGGCATGTGCTGTGTGTGGTATGTTTGTGGGGCGTGTCTTTgtggtgtggtgtgtatgtggtaTGTGGGGTTTGTGTTTGTGGTGTGTGGGGTATGTGAATTatgatgcatgtgtgtgtggtatatgtgtggtgtgtggtatGTGGGGTGGGTGAGTGGGGTGTATGTGTTTGTAGCGTGGTGTGTGTATGCTTGTGTGTGGTGCGTGTGGGGTGTGTGTTTGTGGTGTATGGtaagtgggtgtgtgtgtgctgcGCGGTatataggggtgtgtgtgtggtgtgtttgtggtgtgtgtgtggtatgtggtatgtggggtgtgtggggggtttgtgtttgtggtgtgtggtatgtggaagttgtgtgtgtgtttgtggtgtgtggtaagtgaggtgtgtgtgtttgtactgtggtgtgtatgtggggtgtgtgtgtttgtggtgtgTGGTAAGTGTGTATGTTTgtagtgtggtgtgtgtgcattgtgtatggggtgtgtggtatatgtatgtgtgtgtgtatggtgtgtgggctgtgtgtgtgaggggtgtgtgtttgttgtgtgtggtgtgtgggatGTTGTGTGTGAGGGGTATGTATTTGTGGTGTGTGGtatgtggggggtgtgtgtggtgtggtgtgtgtgtgctaaGTCAGGGGGTGTGGGGGGGATGTGTGTTTGTGATGTGTGGCATGGTGTGTGTTCTGGGGTGGAGGTCTGGGCTCCTGGAGCTGCTGGAGGCTCTCTGCTGCCAGTCGGAAGGGCAGGTGTAGTTGTTGCTGGATAACCAGGCCTTCTGCAGGCCTGTGACTTTCCCTCTGACGCCAGGCTCGTCTGCTGCAGGTCAGTGAGGTCCGGCTCTCACACTACGCACAGTGCAGCAGCAGACACAGAGCCAGGGGATGTCCTGGCCTGGCCTCTGGGCTGCGGGCAGCTAGGGGAGGTAGCTCCAGGCCAGCCCCCCACTGGGCTCCATAGTCCCTCCATGTAGAAGCCTCTCCTCCTCCCCAAACTCCAGTCCCCATACCTTTGAGGCTACGAGGTCAGAGTGGGAATAAACGATTTTCCTGAGGTTGCTGAAGAGCCCTGCCAGGGTGGCACGGTGCCGAGCCTGCGACAGGCGTCTGCGGGCCACCCGGGGCTCAAGCTCCTGCAGCTGTGCCGTGGGCCGGGATGTCGCTCTGCCGCTGGGGTTGCTGCCCTCTCCAGAGGTCTCCATTACAAGCTGCAACGTAATATTACGCTTTTCCCCCTTAAATAATAAAGACACAccattaaagaaaaaggaaggcagaTGGAAGCAGACAGAAAGGGGTGTTCCCCCAAGCGAAAAGTCCCAAAGCAATGAACGTAATCAATAAATAACAGGTGCAAAATAAATACCAGATGACACAAAATCTATTGTTTAAGGTCTACTCCTAAAGACACAAGCCACCCATACCTGATTCATGGTTGAGGGGCAAGACCGCTTATGCCAAGAAGTTTCTGGTACATTGTAGATACTCACCAGACACTTGTTAACTGACTGCTGTGGCCATGGAGAGTCAAGCCATTCCCTGAGATCCTGTTCTTTACCAGTCCATCAATATCTGAATAGGCACGGTTCCCACCCTCTGAGGTCCTTCCCACCTTAAGAAGGCACCCCTCTTTGATCTGGGTATGGTTACACTGAAATACACATATCAAAAAATGCATTATGCAGTATGCTTTAGTGTACTTTCCTGTACCTATCTTAGAactcaaaaagaagaaggaaaagaaaagaatgcaCCCTAAAACTTGTGAAAGCAAAAGGCCATGTGGCATGACAACAAGCAGCAGTGGGCGTGCCTTGTCTCGCTTCCAGCGGTTTCTGAGGAGGATCATTATGTTGTCCTTTGGCGACCACCCCTGAGCTCACAGGTGGCTCTGATATACACCTGGGGCCCTTTCCTAGGTGACGTGATTCCGGGACTCTGatgtggcgtgtgtgtgtgtggcgcgTGTGTATGAATGTGGATGATACATGTGTGTGggatgtgtgtagtgtgtgtatgtgtgatgtgtgtggtaCCTGTGATGGGGGTGGtgcgtgtggtgtgtgtggtacatgtatgtgtggtgtgtgtatgtgatatatgcatgtgtgtggtaCGTGTGGTACATGTGTCCATGTATGTATACATGCGGTGCATGTGCGAGAGTGTGATATGCCTGTGTGTGGTAcatgtgtgtgaggtgtgtgtgatGCACATGCATGAGTGTGGTATGTGTATGAGAGTGcggtatgtgtgtgtggggtgtggaCGGGACCAGGCCTTTTATGTGAGCCATGGACCTCTCCCTCAGGTGCCCACCCCCCCCCAGAGGACAGGGGCTCCTACTGCCCTGTGAGCTTTTCACCTGTGTACCCCAGGGCCCAGCACACGGCCTGCCCCGACAGGCACTGGATGCTGGCATTGTGAGTGAATTCGAGGGGGCGGTCTCCTCTGGGTCACTCTCCTCTGAGCTCAGGCCTACTGTCCGGGGACAATGTCTGGCCTCGGCCAGGTTTTTCCAAGTTTGGCGTATGTTGAAGTTACCTGAGGAGACTGTTGAAAATGCACATGCCCAGGTCCTGCCCCCAAAACACTGGATCTGAATCTGCTAGGGGCTGGGCCTGGGCATCTGCACAGGTAACACACTCCCCAGGTGACTGATGCTTTCAGGATGACAGGCACCATGACGCCCAGCACCACAGCTGGCAGCAGCTGGAGCAGAATCTCCTCCCTAAAGGGTATCGAGGGAGGGAGACGGAAGAAGCCTTTCCCACTAAGTTTTAGTTGGAGAATCCACCAAAGAGAGAGTAAACCCCAGGCAGGATTTTAAAACACCACTTAGGTCTGAAAGCAAACCTCTCCTCAGCAATGCGGGCTTGTCCAGGCTGTCTACGTGCCCTGATGCTTTCCTTCAGCTGGCTTCTCAACAGAGGCAGGAAGATGGTAACGGGCTGTTGCACTGACTGCCTGTGTCAGCTCCTGGGATGTTTATTACCAGGAGTCACACCCTGGCTGGGgcgcggggggtgggggggtggggacagCTGCAGCCTCCGCACAGGCCCCATCCAGCTCTAGGGCTAGGTTAGACTGAGGTCACACCTTTACAGTCTCCAACTTCCAGACCACAGCAAGCCTTTACTTGGAAGCAAGGTGAGACAGTGGAGGTTTTGAACTGCCCAGGGAAAAGGAGACCCTTTTGAACCTGAGAACATGGGCTTTCTTTACTTGTTTATAGAGACATGCATATGCCTAGACATCAGGGAGTTTCAGCCAACATACATACAAAAGGGGACCTGATGGGAAACCTGCCCACTGCTCTAGAAGAATCCAGGCAGACATCAGGTCCTCTGGGATCTTGAGAAGTATTAATTCCAAAAAACTCTGAGCTCTTGGGGAACCCAGGCCCCTACCCAAGCACCCTCTGCCTGAGCTATCTGCATGGCACTTTTCACTCACCTGAAAAGGGTGCAGCCCCCTGCCTCCCCCACAGGGGGCAGACTCTACATTACGTGTTACCCCTGGGCCCCTAAGACCAGGGGCAGATTAGCCAGtatgcaaggtaagcatggtgcttacttcatttaccacatcaaagattctgcttctaggtatggctggcatctgtttctcttccaaccccacagcaccttcctacagaatcaaagcctcttttcacatTTACGACCCCTGACGGGGGTggatgactcagtaagcaaggcaggcgcaggcttacttgtgcttacttactaatctgttgtGAACACTTTCACTACacatgatctggtaagcaaggtaagtaccgtgcttaccttgcctgttggataattcGCCCCTGCCTAAGACCCAGGCATGGCCATGGAGACAAGCACAGAGGCTGGGTTGAATGGgctaaaggaaaatgaagattaAGCAAAACACTTGGGGAGGGGGTATAACGGTTTAGTTCCACCATAACCCAAAAGACCCCTCTGAGCCTCCAGCACTCACTAGCTCATGAAGTCAGTTCTTGGCAAGATTCACGGGAAGGGGCAATACATTTGAGAAGCTTATAAAGCCCTTTGGGGTTGATGTTGGAAAATGGCTACATAAGAGAGATGGGAAGGGGTTGGTTGGAGGGGTGAGTGCGAACTTGGGCAGACAAAAAGCATGAGACTTGAGGGAAATCAGTACAAAGACAGTAGATGGAAGGAAGACTCCAGAGTAGGTGGGATGATGCAGGGACGCCCCAGAGATGGTACTCAGTACTAGGCAGGCTGGACTATGAATTAGCTCAGTAGCCCTGGGTCATAACCCTAGCTCTATGATAACCAGCCATGTGGCTTTGCATTAGCCAAGCAATCTTGCTGGGTCTGAATTTCTTTACCTGtgtaccaaacaacaacaacaacaacaaaaaccctgttgctgttgagtcgaattcaactcacagcaatcctacagagacagagtagaactcccccatagggtttccaagaagcggctggtggattcaaactgcagaccttttggttagcagctgagctcttaactgcagcACCTGAGAACAGGATGTAAAAAAGGCTTTAACTGGATGACAGCTCAAACTGGCCCACCTCCAAGAGCAAAGGTAAGTGGCACAAACCCCTCTTATTCCAACACAAGGGGAGTCCGGAGCAGACCACAGCATGAGGACCTGTGTCTCAAGGGACTCTGGGGACTGCAGTGCAGTGGACAAATGTCTACCAAGCACTTTTTATGTGCAGAAGCCCATTCTGCAGCAAACTGGGGCCAGAAATCATATTAGGTGTGTAAAGAATGGCCACAGCGTTtacattttttccttaaaatttttttcgTTAACCTTGTTCCTTGGGTCAACTTGACAAGCACAACCTTTCAGCCTAACAAAGGTTAGAAAACAGCTTCTTGATGCATTCTTCCAAGACGGCGTTCTATGAAGATTCCCCTGCCACACACCTTAGTTTTATTCCTTCTCATCTCTAAGGCAAAGCACACTTTCCTTAGCAAATACTTTCCTATAAAACACCCCTTCATAACCACTTAGAGAcgacatttttaaaaactttatgggctaaaagaaaaaagtgaccTCATCTTCTTCAAGTTTCAGAGAAACTTTCAATCACTTTTAAGCATGGCATCCCACACCTTTAGAGAGCGACTCACTCTCATTAGCCGCGTCTAGGCGCACACATACAACACACAGGTAGATGACTGCAACCCACAGGCAGCCGCCTTTGACTCCCTATACGTATTAGATCGATCGAGAGAGCCAAAAAAGTCCAAAATCATTCCCAGATATATACAGGTAGGCATGAAGACACTGCAAACGCTCACCCTGAAGTCGCCCACCCCAGACCTAGATGTTCGCCTGTTTGCACACACCCTGTGGGGTCAGTTGGGTGCGCGCTGCACCCCAGGCACGCCACCCGTTTCTGGAGATAAGGGGCGCGCCCCCCGGCAGATACTCACACGCAGAGAAAGGCACCGGGCACAGGCGTCCGCTCCGGGACGGGGCAAGCGGTCACAGCCGCCGCCACCCAGCCCCTGTGCCAGGGGGCCCCTGCCCTGGCGGAGATACACCTCGCACCTTGGCGCCCAGGGACCAATCGCGGCCCGGTCCCGGGTTCCGCAGCCAATAGGGACGCACGGCGGCGGCCAAtgggagcaggtgggagagaaACAAGGTAACAAGTTCCCGCAGGCGGCACCAGGGCGGGACGGGGAGggatggggcagggctgggcGGGGCTGACCTTCTCACCCCATAGGTCGGCCAGGGTCGGGACCTGGGTGAGGGGTCCTCTCAGGGGCACCACCCAGCCTGTATCTGTTCCGAGGACTGCATGGATGTCCTCAGCTGGCCACATGCACCTGACctggaacctcagttttctcatctctaaaatggggcaataacacctacctcatagggctaCTGTGAGGGTTAAAGAGGACCCCTTAAACAGAGGGTTTACAGTACCAGGCTCCTCGTCTCCAGTGACAAGATGAAACATGTAGGTGCGTGGAAAGGGGAGAGGAGATGACAATTTAAATAAGAAGAAATGGGGGACTGGGAGGAAGAGACCCTGCTAAGAACAGACCTTTCAAAGTTCATAATAAaagccaaagaaaaaagaaaacatgctcACTCTTTGGGTCGGCAAATGTCATTCCAgtttggaaaaaacaaacaaaacaaaaaacaaccattcCCCATTTTCCCTCGACTCCCCACGAGATACATACACTCTTATCTTTAGGCTTCTTTTTGCTTGAGTGCCTGTACCCCTAAGTATCTCACAGTGTGCCCAGGATCTTGGGTTTTACCCCAGGAGCAGCCCGTTGCCTGGTATGTTTCTGGAAAGAATGCACAGCTGACTAAATGGACTCAGGGCCTGTGGGGCAGAAGCAGGGCCTGGAGCCAGGCGGGCACATTGTACGCCCCAGGTGCCACTTCGCTGCTACTTGACCTGAGAGGAGCTACTTCACCTGTGGGCAGGGGTTAACCTGGGGTCACTCTgctgagcagcagcagcagcagtgctgAGGTGGCTCAGGAATGTGGCTTCTCATCCAGGACCCCCTCCCAGTGACtgtggggctgagaggagccccTACCTCAGGTGTCATGCCATTTGCATCTATTAGAGCACCTATAGGTGGGTACTCCTGACATTTCTGTGGCATGAACTCATCTCTGAATGGATTCTTGCGGTCCATTAAGTGAAGTGATGTGTTGTGTATAAAGACACTCACAGAGAAACACCCAGTAAATATCAATCCCCCGTTTCCCTGTCAGGGTAAACTTAACATGTCTGTTAAGCTCCAAAATTCTGCCAAGGTTGGGACCAGCCCTGTCGCCCTGGCTCTCAGGCGGCCTTTGTCAGGTCTCTCAGGGCCCCTGAAGAGACTCTCTTTCTCTGTGCCCCACACTCCCTAGGGTCGCGCCCCCCTGGCCCTGGTCCTGACCCACACCTCATGTTGCCAGCCCACCCACAGCATCTCTAGGCCTTATGGGAGCAGGAGTTGCTCAGGGGTCGTGAAGCTCTGTCTCAGGGAGCCTTGTCTTTGCACTGAAAAAACAGAGAGGTCTGGAAACTGATGGGCTCTAGCTGTTCATCCATCCCCGCCCTCCCACCCCTCTCCCCCCACACCTACCTCCCTGGATGAGGCTTACTGTGGAGCAGATTTGCATCCAGAAGAAACAGAGTCCTGGGTAGGGTGGTGTTAAGAAGCTTACTAACCTGTGGCAGCCTGGTTTCTTTATTGAAAACAAGGCTCTCTTCTCTACTTCACTCAATCCTCCCCAGAGAACTTGTCTC comes from the Elephas maximus indicus isolate mEleMax1 chromosome 8, mEleMax1 primary haplotype, whole genome shotgun sequence genome and includes:
- the STRA8 gene encoding stimulated by retinoic acid gene 8 protein homolog; protein product: METSGEGSNPSGRATSRPTAQLQELEPRVARRRLSQARHRATLAGLFSNLRKIVYSHSDLVASKWQVLNKAKTYIQDLEQTLDTLLKLKESFNLVDGYARSLEEVRKEYARMYSGKLTYREPNKACQKGAEEEEEEDEEEEEDQEEEEEEEEGEEGEEEEEEEEKNMELTHSPGALSPDLMEFERYLTFYKQMMDLLTGNGIISSQEVTLSIVSAAISHLWQNLSEERKASLLQAWTQKHSGLPGLRGACQELACAEGSVKDSGVESQGASCSLVSTPEEILFEDAIDVAGFLDKSEAPSTSSSSSVLASCNPENSEKYQLYMQILEFFKGLCCVNVQLKQDPALAIDDELLMLRCTETFDDEDL